One genomic region from Neisseria weaveri encodes:
- the grxD gene encoding Grx4 family monothiol glutaredoxin, which translates to MSIQEQIKEVVTTHRVVLFMKGTKQFPQCGFSSRAVQLLQAAGCEDFVTVNVLENDEVRQGIKEYSNWPTIPQLYVNGEFLGGSDIMMEMYEAGELQEVLKA; encoded by the coding sequence ATGAGCATTCAAGAACAAATCAAAGAAGTGGTGACCACCCACCGCGTGGTGCTGTTTATGAAAGGTACCAAACAATTCCCGCAATGCGGCTTCTCATCCCGTGCCGTACAATTGCTGCAAGCCGCAGGCTGCGAAGATTTTGTTACCGTCAACGTACTGGAAAACGACGAAGTCCGCCAAGGCATCAAAGAATACAGCAACTGGCCAACCATTCCCCAACTGTATGTAAACGGTGAATTTTTAGGCGGCTCCGACATCATGATGGAAATGTATGAAGCCGGCGAGCTGCAAGAAGTCTTGAAAGCCTGA